The region ACTTGGTGGGGCAGAACCCCTTCTTTTGGAGTAAAATTCAACTTCAGCTACCACAAACTTAGACAGCCAGCCATGAAGAGCTTCAATGTATGCCTTTTGCGCCAACATGTACTCTTTAAAGCATGTGTGCCAATTCTGAAGTTCTGCCCTAAGCTGAAGAGTAGCAAGTAGGTGAGTGTTGTTGCTAAATTTTCCATATGGGGGGCAGGTAAATGTTTTAACTTCAAACATAATTTTATTCTGGATTTCGTGGCATTCCATCATAATCTTCCATGTATTCATCATACTGCACAATAGTAAGATAACAAAAGTAAACCGGTATTCCTCTAACATTCATTTAACCCCAATAGTTTGTAGGAGTCATCTACTTACCCTTGTAGCAGCTCAATGATCTGAGGTTGCAGTTCTTCATCTCTTAGTTTTTCGATTCTTGAGGAGATTGATTCAGCACTTCGAATAGCAACCAGTATTCTGCTATACAAATCCTTGACTGCTGCCTTAGTCTTGTCGACTGTTTGTCCTTCATCTCCTCTTGCATCTTGATCTCTTAGTTGGTTACATTTCTTCTCATATATTTTCCTTATGCTATCTCCATCCTAAACAAAGTTCGATGTTATAACTAACAAAAAGTAAAGCATGATGAAGCATGAAATAAAGCAAGCTTAAAAGGGCATACGGCTGAAATGACGAAAACCCTATCTACATAAATATGGATTTCCATTCTCATAGAGGGTGTTTGGCTTCGCGATTCTACCTCCTTTGGAGGGAGGGGGAAGTACTTGTAAAAGTACTCCTGCCTCTTATAAGATGCGAAAATGGTAGACCAAACAGGTATGCATCTGTTGGGGTTTCTAATATAGATGGATTTCCATTCTCATAGAGGGTGTTTGGCTTTTTTATTTTTACCTCCTCTCGAGGGAGGGGAAAGTAGTACTTGTAAAAGTACTCTTGCCTCTAATAAGATGCACAAATAGTATAGACCAAACAGGTGCATAATCTGTTGGAGTTTCAGGTTGAAAAACTGATTTCTCTCTACATTTTGGCCTTCTCATCGTCTTTGAATTGTTTTTGTAGCAggaatataatattttaaaaaagaCAGGAGATTGATTAATTGAGACCGATAACTGCCTATTAGTGTTTGAAGTGTGCAATTTATATACTTCTGTATATTAGTGCTTTATTTGATGCAGTTATTAGCATTCTATGAGCAAGTCCAAGAGAGCTCACCCTTAAATTTATAACTAGAATGCTGACGAATTTCAGTAGTGTTTACCTTAACCTCTTCATAGAGCTTTTTCTCCCAAGCATATAGCCTACCCAGGGTCAATGAATGACTTCCCGAGTCCATTCCCCCGTAGTCATCAAATAGATCATTCTTAAACTCGGTCCATGGTGAAGAGTTTTTGGAATTTGATACTGCAAGACTCTTGCAGGATGATGAGCGAGATGAACTGGACCGCAATGTGATATCCTGGATGAGTTTAGCTGATTTTTCTGCAAAGAACATTAACAATGACATTGAGGGAGAAGGTAAACATTGATAGGAATTGGGTTTCTGAATGCAGAAATGAACAGAGATGAACGTGAAACATAAATAAAAAGGTTTAAGCATGGAGTAATGAGGCAATAGGAAGACCATCACGTAAAATGAAAGATAAAGCGAACACAGCTTATGCACAGCAAATAAATATGAAACTCTTTAAGACTGACATTATTAATGGAAAAATGTGTTACGAGTACCTAACAGTTTAACTCAAGTACATATCCGCATGATATATGTGTTATTGTCAAACACCAATGAATTTTGCAAAAATTAGTGGGGACATTTCAGCAATGAAGAGCAAGAAGAAAAAAGTTAAAGAATAAGGAAGAACATCTAGGCAGCTGAGATTACTAAGCCATCTTTGCCTTTAGACAAGCTAAGTATAAGAGGAGGGGGACAAGAGATCAATAATGCGATTAACCTGTCAAAACTAGAGATAGATTTCCAAAATTAGCCCAAGTTATATTACAGAAGATGGTAAAGTACAGAAGTCACGCTGGTGAACTACAAAGGGAGAAGTGAGAAGTCATGTACAAAGTGAAAGCAGCAAAACTTCCTAAGATCAACCCAAATGATCTCCACATTGTTTCAAAAAAGGTATCAAAccttaaaatcttttaaaaatataCATAAATTTGACAAAAAAACAATTCTTTATTATAAAAAAATGTAAATATAAGACCCACACTACCATGGTGGATTAACTTTACAAACATGTTTGGACAACTGCTGGCATAATTGGACACCATTCATATGAACCATATTACCACCTTAAATAGTATGTCATACAAAGGTAAATATGACATAGAATGTAAAATGAAGAGGCCCATAACTTGCAAAATCTCAGATCTGTGAATCTTGAAGTGTTAATAACTTACCCTCATTGTAAGCATGTCTATAATAATTGCATAGTAACTTAAAAAAACTGGCTTGTAGCATAAGAAAAACAAAGAGTATACACGAGTAGAGGAAGAGGGATAAGAACAAAAAAAAAAAACCTTTCATTTCCTCCAAATTAGATTGCAAGTGTACTCTATTAGCCTCTAGCATCTTGGAAACCTCCTTGCCGGATTCATATGCCCTTAGAAAATGATCTTCAATATCTTTCAAAGCTTCCAACAACTCCCTTCCCCTCACAGGTGTATCAATCACTGTTAAACCCTTTTGCTGATCTCCTGGTTGGGTGATGTTAGAATCAAGATCCACTGCTTTTACAATCTCCTCAACTTCAACTCTCTCATGCTTTacatttatattattttcatTCACCACCACATTGCTTTTTTCGTCGAATCTATCCCCTACTTGttcctcctcttcttcttcttcttcgaGCTCTGGAATGCCTTCCTCTTCCCTAACCACCCTCAAATCATCATCAGAGTTCCTACTATAACCACTTATTACCTCTGGTCTCATCCCTGCAAAAGGGTCAAAAAAATCCCAACCAAAATCTCTTTGTGGTGAAGGCATTGATGGGGGCATTCCCATATAAAAATACCCAcaatacttttcttcttgtttcTGGTACATACAAGGCTGCTCTTCTCTCTCAACTTTCTGATACATACAAGCTGCTTGTTGTTCCCTCATACCATTTTGGTACAAACAAGCTTGTTCCACTCTTTCTTCCTCAGAAAAATCTGAAGTTGTTGTAGACTCACATTCTATAGCTGTTTGAGCAGGTTCAGATGGTGTTGAGTGTTGAATAAATAAAGGGTTTGAAACCacattattattatcattatctTTAGGAGGAGGAGATGGTGGTGGAAAAGTGATGAGAAATGATGAACCAGGTGAAGAATGTCTAGCAACAAACAGATTTATAGCAGCTGAAACTCCAAATAAAGCTTGACAATACCTAAAATGAGCATCTGCAAGAGCATATCTTCTGTCCACAGCTAGCTTTAACAGTCTCCTTCTTTCTCTGCATATTGAAACcacctcttcttcttcctctAACTTTGAAGCTACACAACCCATCTCTTGTAGAGAAAAAGGGTTGGTTTATCTTGGGAAGAATCTTGAAAAATGTATGTCTTTTCTTAAAAAAGAATGGTTTGTTTGTGTCAAAATGTAGTCTTTCTTGAAATTCTTAGTGGGGTTTTAGGGCATAAAGTGAAAAATGCACAAGCTTTTAGAAGCAACCAAGCACTCGTTTTAGGGTAAACTCAAGTGGGTATGTGCTCCAAGACACAGTAATAATCTTGGAAAACCCCTAAAAGAGAAACCCCATAGCCCATTCCATGGTGGTGATACAAACAACACTCACAAAAATACAGAGAGTAAAGTTGGGTTTTTTGGAGCAGAGGTATTCACAATCAAGACTAaagagagagagaagatgaaTTAAAATAGGAGTACTGGTTTCttttttaaagtatttttaaaaaaCAATATTCTTTTTACATTTTCTGCAATCAAGGAAGGGTAGCTTAACAGAGAGCTATAGATTATGTGAAAATGTGCATTTTGAATGAAATATAGTACTCCTGCTAGCTGGTGAAATAAGCTGACAGTCACACATCACACATAATCCACACATCACACATGTATAGATATAGTGTTGGATACTACTACTACTAGTATAATTAAATATAGACTGAGGGCAGGGAGTTGTAAAGAAGGTAGGGGCTCGAGGAAGAAATAGGTTGTGTTTGGCAATTTGTTACCAACTCAACTCAACTGTTGCTAATAAAAGCATTATTATTAGGGCATGTTTGTTTCTTTGCTTATATGGTGCTAAATTTATTTTCTTGTCACAAATGTAGGTCTGCATATTTATATGTTTGATGATCAGTGTTCTTGTGAAGTTGTATTTATACAGTACACTGATAAATCATTCTATATTAAACTTATAATGTGAAAGAGTGGAAGTAATAAGTCTGGAGTACTAAGGGCAATTAGCTAAAACAAAGTTTGGAGTACAAGGGGCATTTgattcctctctctctctctatctgtTTCTCTGCTGAAAATAAAGGTGCTGCAAAATATAGCAGAGATATTTGGAGAGAGGGAGACAGGTAGCTGACTAGTGAGAGAAACGAGGAGTCAAAGTTTGTCAATCACTGGTTAAAGGGGAGTAGTGCCAATGTTTATGTTGTCGAGTCCTttagagagagggagagagattaCATCCATAAATCCACTTGTTTTATGTTTTTAAGAGCTTCATCCGGGGAGTATTAATTATAGGTAATTTACTACTCCTGCATATGTTGTCAATTTAAGATTATCAAATTTCAAGTGCCATAAATTTTTCTGTTTGAAGTGCAGTAAGTTTTCTGTCTTTGCCCTTTCAGACAATGAAAGAATTGCAACTTCAAAGAATAATTTAAGCGTCTCAAATTTATATTTAGGAGCTATGTTAGTTCCCGGGCCTAAcgaaaatttaattttaaattaatttaatataaatatatatacatattgtGCTTATTACGTATAATAGTTAATAATGACAAATAggataaatttataattttaaaattattatcacataaattttaaaaattatttactataactttttttataaataaattattaaatgaAATGACAAATACTTGtgcaattaaaataattttggaaaGAAGTAAAGTCAGCGGAGAACATAGATATaatgaaaattataaattaaataatacgAGGAGAAGAAAAAATAGAAATCGAAGAGGAGAGAGAATTAGTGGAATTATAATTTGAAGGGAGGAAATGAATGTAAATAAGGTGTTCATCAAACTCCGGCCCCTTCATGTATCACATCGTAAAACGCGGTTTTTAGTTTTCGTGATGAGGTGCGGTTTAAATTGTTTAAAATTGCACGATACGGTACGGGTTGGGGTTTGAGTGTGTgattatataatattaatttaattaatattatatttgaTATAAATAGCAAATACATCCTAAAAACATAATAAAtataacgccctccaaatccggtGCCTAGATTTAGGATTATTTGCCAATTACCAACATAATTAACTTGtataatatatatgaataaaCATGCATCTAACCTCATCCAACTATTCGGGATCTTTTCAAGTTATTGCATGAAATAAGAACACAAACATAACTATtgttatattttaaattaaaattctCACACAATTCTGATAAAAAATATATTACACTCCCAAAAGTCTAATTAAGTTTTACACCTAATTCAGTTTTTAACACACACATATACTACACAGTCTACACCTGACCTGTcaactcaaaactctcttcttggATCGGTGTTAGCCCTCTTGGTGCCAGAGGTTCCCGCCTTCTCACTCGCTTCTTTACTATTCGAGTGTGAACATGCTTCATTCTCAAGTTTTACTGAAAGATAAAGGAAGTAACAACAAGCGTGAGCCATAATTGCTCAATAAGtccacattatatatatatatatatatgttagtgTCAACAAAAGTAAATCAGGCGAATCTGATAAAAAATAGGTAAGCAATCTCGATAGATATCTATTTATTAATGTAATATTAAGGAATGTCGCTGGCGTCGATCAACAATATACTAAACTGGATACAATTGCAGAGCTAATTAGTTACCTTTTCATATAATATATTTGCCGCTTGATTCTCTGACGAAGGGCCGAGTGATTCCTGAGAAGTATACTCGGTCTAGAGAATATAATTTGAACATTAGTAGTAATACAACCATTTAAAGACAAAAATCATAGTCCAACAAAGATACAAAATTTCTACCTTATTTATCAGCCTTACATCTTTTTTTAAATGTGTAAATGTACACGTATCTGGACTAACACCGCATGTGTTTCAACATAAAAAAAAGAAATTTGTAAAATAAAAAGAATTCATTGTAGGTTTAGAGAAACACGGGCTAAAAACCTTTATTTCCCAAATGATATGATGCGATGAATATGTGCGCACTTTTGGCCGGATGAATGTgaattcttttttttttcaattgGTGAATATTATTAGGATTCAGGTATGTGGAAAAATAATGTTCGAAGAACAAATGATCAAACCgcaaaaaattattatatataaatgaATAGGAGaaacacatatatataaacaaacaaataacacacatatataagcatgaatgTGTATATATCTCGATAGCATAAAttcacatatatataaaaaattaattgaGAAGATAAATATCAGTGTAATTGTAATGGACCACCATTGGACAGACATTTTTTGCTATTCATATTTACAAACAGAAGCAGACATGTATATTAAAGTAGCCTCCATATCAATATACTTTATTAAAAACTGGAGCCTAAGATCAAACTTCTGCTAGAAATTTCGTCAAACATGTAAAGCTcataaacaaaaataatataattGTCAGATGTTTAAGAATTTTACCTGATTTGGTTGAACCCACAATGAATTTTTGGTTCCAAATAATTATTCTCAACCGTAATCATACCTATATAATTGACAAAACATGAAAACATAATCAAATAcagataataaaaaaattatgataCATTTATCAACTATGCATACTAATCGAATCAAGCACCATAAGATTACAAAGAAATCTCAGACATATACACATTAATACATATACATGCtctaaagtatagattcatagACATATAATAACGAAGAAAAAAAGATGATGATGAAATTACATATTCAATTTTAAAATAGATGTGGGTAATCAAATATATAGAAAGTGTAAATTAGTTAGAATTTGAAggttgaagaagagattgattatgatttttgaatatgATTCGATCTaattagtggatgatgatgtatactgtggcgccctccaaacccgggtcagaagtttggggtccacaacacaaacacaatatattaacctatataagaaatattatttataatgaccctgcttcataaaaccacggatcgcaataggttaaagtatgaaaacaagccacaaccttaatttattacatcgtaccaaaacccgactgatttaacttacaattgataataaagttTTTCTTATAATCGCATTATCTTTCCACTcaatgaagctcctgctagctcgatccaactcaaactggaaccttagcccgcattttggactgaggaacttctctatcaaccatatcctttttaactgtaaaatatataaaaagtttcgcaagagtgagctaactagctcagcaagtcacaataacgatatctgaggttaaacaatgatcaaatgagatgattcagaggaatcaagtttcttttttaactagtcattagaattggatattcattttaagttttaaaaaccaaggttaggctgctgatcagtcacgcactaaccccgagcaagcacacagcacttcTCTAATTagtggatccaaggcacacattggcctaacttgaccattggtatggtctgaccacgaatctggtccacatatataaaaattatccaatcctaaagcagttcaatatggtaaacaatataattcgataaaacaagatcataatcaacgatggataaacacttgaataaaaatgtaaggaaactcatggatatctcaagggtatttcagggtatgtataagaaacggttttccgTTTGTACAAGCATCAGGTATTAATTCAgcaatgatttttcaaggtatagttctttgatgttataaggattggttgggatataaaagtttctgtgttttcaaacaattttcttccagtgtttggtgtttggtaattaaacatttagggagtagtatcatatctgtGTGGTTTGGTATTTTAGGTATCCATACGATTTAGTCCTTGGGATTTCTTAAATAGTgtatcaacaaaggatggtttacaaagcataaggtttacggctcaagatcaagaaagaatcagggttcaagggtaaatagtttaaagcacatGCAATATACAACatgagttatgtttaataatagcaacatgttacgAAACAGTTTGAAAACactggtaatatatcttgaagaaaagttcagaaatacttgccttacaggctttataactattactaatcaattctgagccgactctatcGCTCGGCTTTAACGTGCAAGTCACTAGATTCCATTGGATttgactttgatactcaagtctttctgttgaaactctactgagctcgtcgactcaccactaggttatctttagtccaacgtccactttcaggttcctgactataacctacaggatcgaaataccctacgttagacgtctaggtatgcttgacatatccttgatactaattctcacccaacgatattcaaacccgactcgtaattattcatattagaataacacagataacaattagggttcacattctcgaaatcgatccagtgtttgtttttacaaaatacgtatactcgtcattttacgaaattagggttactgtgttttggacaaaacatacaacacaacatacaatcaggttctgtataaaataaacatatatgtatttacttatactcgctcgatgTTCCGATAATCCttggatacgttcccgtatttaagtaattcagtttccgaaaatcgggcagcgtctcctttgtttatcggactacccgtcgaaacattaatcgacgtcaattcaacaacaacaatccaatttaaaacacgataaccaatcacaactcgcaaattccaatcaccgatacaatttagtaatcacaaccaacttaaccatcacgattcaatatttgctaattaactattttgatccagaataaaaacacaatacgacttttatttattaaaaagaaTATTAGGTTTCAGAATCgtgtcatcaccgtccaccgttgactcaccgaagttcaccgtcaacggcggtaaaattacgggtacccgataaatttcgggtttccaaagTAATTTCACCGATTACAAAATAAATTCCCGCACGAATTATAATATCACGAAATCAGTCAACAATATTCCTGCACAGAACAATGAGAATTTCAAAATAATTGAACCAAGCACAAACAGGAACCAAAAACACAGAACCTTCCTGCACGCGCTCACGCGCAAAAATAGAAAGGAAAAGAACACAACAGCGAATCACCAGAGACGGAAACGGAGGCCAGAAATCCAGCCACCAC is a window of Apium graveolens cultivar Ventura chromosome 11, ASM990537v1, whole genome shotgun sequence DNA encoding:
- the LOC141695155 gene encoding protein ALTERED PHOSPHATE STARVATION RESPONSE 1-like → MGCVASKLEEEEEVVSICRERRRLLKLAVDRRYALADAHFRYCQALFGVSAAINLFVARHSSPGSSFLITFPPPSPPPKDNDNNNVVSNPLFIQHSTPSEPAQTAIECESTTTSDFSEEERVEQACLYQNGMREQQAACMYQKVEREEQPCMYQKQEEKYCGYFYMGMPPSMPSPQRDFGWDFFDPFAGMRPEVISGYSRNSDDDLRVVREEEGIPELEEEEEEEEQVGDRFDEKSNVVVNENNINVKHERVEVEEIVKAVDLDSNITQPGDQQKGLTVIDTPVRGRELLEALKDIEDHFLRAYESGKEVSKMLEANRVHLQSNLEEMKEKSAKLIQDITLRSSSSRSSSCKSLAVSNSKNSSPWTEFKNDLFDDYGGMDSGSHSLTLGRLYAWEKKLYEEVKDGDSIRKIYEKKCNQLRDQDARGDEGQTVDKTKAAVKDLYSRILVAIRSAESISSRIEKLRDEELQPQIIELLQGMMNTWKIMMECHEIQNKIMFEVKTFTCPPYGKFSNNTHLLATLQLRAELQNWHTCFKEYMLAQKAYIEALHGWLSKFVVAEVEFYSKRRGSAPPSGTNGPQLLLICNDWLNLLQKLPDKMVGYAIKSFAKDVKALCNQQEEEQQQKRKVDSLSKVLDKKILTLQKTENKIFRPKHFDHNPELDNDSQIEYLRDRADLLDDFRVKVEIEKEKHQSSMQETQRITLNGFQTGFCRVFESLTDFSKASLKMYQDLISYKERAQNVENPSCIETSHVEDGIR